Proteins from a genomic interval of Arachis hypogaea cultivar Tifrunner chromosome 10, arahy.Tifrunner.gnm2.J5K5, whole genome shotgun sequence:
- the LOC140172861 gene encoding receptor-like serine/threonine-protein kinase SD1-8 produces MRIFFTHLNYLIILVISCFFFFITPSTSLDTLTGTQILTTNQTLLSKNQTFALGFFRGSNTNYYLGIWYNNINPQTIVWVANRDNPVDNSTGYLKIGDNGNFVLLNSSGNPAWSSNQTSAKNPVLQLLDTGNLVLKDSSDKTNNNYLWQSFDYPTDTVLPGMKIGWNLDTGTEKHLTSWKVTGEDPSSGDFTIKLDYHGLPEAFLRKNQTIIFRTGPWNGEGYSGIPAMKDNIDGLKFNFTYDEHSVLYSFSITEPSLLPRIILTSDTDGEFQRYMWIQGSWNKFWYQPADQCDYYRQCGPYGVCDENASPICKCMQGFRPKNQEAWNLRDGSDGCVRNTALNCSTDKFLHLEHTKLPETSSVFVNKSMTLDECGSLCKRNCSCTAYANIDIRNGGSGCVMWLGQLIDMRVYSTDGQDLYVRLAAADIGSTSSNKNHRAVLAIGITLIALVLVLGLLAICYLRRKRKQRSIGIVHRNHDWLMNEVVPSRRYLGDERNMDDLELPMFDFDTLMMATNNFSQDNKLGEGGFGSVYRGRLIKGQEIAVKRLSEDSGQGIEEFKNEVKLIAKLQHRNLVRLLGCCIEKDEKILVYEYMKNRSLDSILFDKSKRTLLDWERRYSIIYGIARGLLYLHQDSRFRIIHRDLKTSNILLDNEMNPKISDFGMARIFGKDQMQAKTLRIVGTYGYMSPEYAMDGNFSIKSDVFSFGVMVLEIVTGKKNREFYSENDELNLLGNVWKHWHEGTALSLLDSSIDNLYTEAEVVKCIHIGLLCVQEHAEDRPTMSSVVLMLSSEAPSMPNPKIPGFSTWKKHPEIDSSSNKQDETWSVNQVTITMLDAR; encoded by the exons ATGAGAATCTTCTTCACTCACCTTAACTACCTCATCATCCTTGTTattagctgcttcttcttctttatcactCCATCAACCTCTTTGGATACTTTAACCGGAACTCAAATCCTCACAACCAACCAAACCTTGTTGTCGAAAAACCAAACCTTCGCTCTAGGCTTCTTCAGAGGTTCCAACACCAACTATTACCTCGGAATATGGTACAACAACATCAATCCTCAAACAATAGTTTGGGTTGCAAACAGAGACAACCCCGTTGACAACTCTACCGGCTATCTCAAGATCGGAGACAACGGAAACTTTGTCCTCCTCAATTCATCCGGGAACCCTGCATGGTCCTCCAACCAAACCAGCGCCAAGAATCCTGTTCTCCAGCTCCTCGATACCGGTAACCTTGTTCTCAAAGATTCATCAGACAAGACCAACAATAACTACTTATGGCAGAGCTTTGATTACCCAACGGATACCGTGTTACCGGGGATGAAGATCGGTTGGAACTTGGACACAGGAACGGAGAAGCATTTAACATCATGGAAGGTTACAGGTGAAGACCCTTCAAGCGGTGACTTCACTATTAAGTTAGATTACCATGGTTTACCTGAGGCTTTCCTCAGGAAAAACCAAACTATAATATTCCGAACTGGTCCTTGGAATGGTGAGGGATACAGTGGGATCCCGGCGATGAAAGACAACATCGACGGTCTCAAGTTTAATTTCACTTATGATGAGCACAGTGTGTTGTACTCTTTTTCCATTACAGAACCTTCCTTGTTGCCGAGGATAATTCTGACATCTGATACTGATGGCGAGTTTCAACGCTACATGTGGATACAAGGAAGTTGGAACAAGTTCTGGTATCAACCAGCGGATCAATGCGATTACTATAGACAGTGTGGTCCGTATGGAGTGTGTGACGAGAATGCTTCACCGATTTGCAAGTGTATGCAGGGGTTCAGGCCTAAGAACCAAGAAGCTTGGAACTTGAGAGATGGATCTGATGGGTGTGTGAGGAACACGGCTTTGAATTGTTCCACTGACAAGTTCTTGCATCTTGAGCACACAAAGCTGCCGGAGACAAGCAGTGTGTTTGTGAATAAGAGTATGACACTTGATGAATGTGGGAGTTTGTGTAAGAGGAATTGTTCATGCACTGCATATGCAAACATCGATATCAGAAATGGAGGAAGTGGCTGTGTTATGTGGCTTGGTCAACTCATTGACATGAGAGTCTACAGTACGGATGGCCAAGATCTCTATGTCAGATTAGCAGCTGCTGATATAG GATCTACTAGCTCCAACAAGAATCATAGAGCAGTTCTGGCTATTGGCATCACACTTATTGCACTTGTTTTAGTTTTGGGATTGCTTGCTATTTGTTACTTAAGGAGGAAGAGAAAACAAAGGTCTATAG GTATTGTCCACAGAAATCATGATTGGTTAATGAATGAGGTGGTGCCTTCTAGAAGATACTTGGGTGATGAAAGGAACATGGATGATCTAGAGTTGCCAATGTTTGATTTTGATACCTTAATGATGGCTACAAACAATTTCTCTCAAGATAATAAACTTGGAGAAGGAGGCTTTGGTAGTGTTTATAGG GGCAGATTGATTAAAGGTCAAGAAATTGCTGTGAAGAGGTTATCAGAAGATTCTGGACAAGGAATTGAAGAGTTTAAGAATGAAGTCAAGTTAATTGCCAAGCTCCAACACCGAAATCTTGTGCGGTTGCTTGGTTGCTGCATTGAGAAGGATGAAAAAATCTTGGTgtatgagtatatgaaaaatagaAGCCTTGATTCCATTTTGTTTG ACAAATCAAAAAGAACCTTACTTGACTGGGAGAGGCGTTACAGTATTATATATGGGATAGCAAGAGGACTTCTTTATTTGCATCAAGATTCAAGATTTCGAATTATTCATAGAGATCTCAAGACAAGTAACatattattagataatgaaatgAATCCAAAGATATCAGACTTTGGAATGGCTAGAATTTTCGGCAAAGATCAAATGCAAGCAAAAACATTAAGAATTGTTGGAACATA TGGTTATATGTCTCCTGAATATGCTATGGACGGAAACTTCTCAATAAAATCCGATGTTTTTAGCTTTGGAGTTATGGTATTGGAGATCGTAACTGGGAAGAAGAATAGAGAGTTTTATAGTGAGAATGATGAATTGAATCTTCTGGGAAAT GTATGGAAGCATTGGCATGAAGGAACAGCATTGTCACTTCTTGATTCATCTATTGACAATTTATACACAGAAGCTGAAGTTGTAAAATGCATACATATTGGTCTCTTATGCGTCCAAGAACATGCAGAAGATAGGCCAACAATGTCTTCAGTGGTCTTAATGTTGAGTAGTGAAGCTCCATCAATGCCAAATCCTAAAATTCCGGGATTTTCAACATGGAAAAAACATCCAGAGATTGATTCATCGTCAAATAAACAAGATGAAACATGGAGTGTGAATCAAGTCACAATCACAATGTTAGATGCTAGGTAA